From one Peredibacter starrii genomic stretch:
- a CDS encoding pyroglutamyl-peptidase I family protein has translation MRILISGFEAFGGRSTNPTATMVRNIELGRLHVPEGIDLNTILLPVTFERAFHVMEEKIQTFRPDVVLAFGLASSRHEIDLERVAINCLDAEIDDNNGHRPMDRPISEKGETAYFSTLPLRQFEIALKEKGFPVKISNSAGTFVCNYLFYKLMESQLVRYAGFIHVPLQETLSEEKLLEAVSVILSDCEKGLFI, from the coding sequence ATGCGCATTCTTATTTCAGGCTTTGAAGCTTTTGGTGGTAGAAGCACCAATCCCACTGCCACGATGGTTAGAAATATCGAATTGGGTCGCCTCCACGTTCCTGAAGGTATAGATCTCAATACCATTCTTTTACCTGTGACATTTGAAAGGGCCTTTCATGTTATGGAAGAAAAGATTCAGACTTTTCGTCCTGATGTGGTTCTGGCATTTGGATTAGCAAGCTCACGTCATGAAATTGATTTAGAGAGAGTGGCGATTAATTGTTTGGATGCAGAGATCGATGATAACAATGGGCATAGACCTATGGATAGGCCCATTAGTGAGAAAGGCGAAACGGCCTATTTTTCGACCTTACCGTTGAGGCAATTTGAAATTGCCCTTAAAGAGAAAGGGTTTCCGGTCAAAATTTCCAATTCCGCTGGGACGTTTGTGTGTAACTATCTTTTTTACAAATTGATGGAGAGTCAGCTGGTTCGATATGCTGGATTTATTCACGTCCCTTTGCAGGAGACTCTATCAGAAGAAAAGCTACTGGAAGCAGTATCAGTTATCCTGAGCGATTGCGAAAAGGGTCTCTTCATCTAA
- a CDS encoding Crp/Fnr family transcriptional regulator: MKSFGCENCASRDQGIFCELSKHALEGISSGKLMNQYKKGQTLFLQGNQPQGLYCINSGKIKISKIGPEGKESIVRIAAPGDVLGHRSLFSDEAYAATATVLEDATVCFLEKKLIHNTLQMEPSVALKLIQKLSKAMGEAEDRGASMAQKTVKARMAELLLTLMKKHGVEDKGRTRLDIKLSREEMASMIGTANETVIRIMSDFKSDELIAQEGKVIYVLDEETLFAIAQDN, encoded by the coding sequence ATGAAAAGCTTTGGTTGTGAGAATTGCGCTAGTAGAGACCAAGGTATCTTTTGTGAACTTTCCAAGCATGCCCTTGAAGGAATCAGCTCTGGAAAGTTGATGAATCAATACAAGAAGGGACAGACCCTTTTTCTTCAAGGCAATCAACCTCAGGGCCTCTATTGCATCAATAGCGGCAAAATCAAGATTTCCAAAATCGGTCCCGAAGGTAAAGAATCCATTGTTCGCATTGCCGCTCCTGGTGATGTTTTAGGTCACCGTTCGCTCTTCAGTGATGAGGCCTACGCTGCCACTGCAACAGTTCTTGAAGACGCTACCGTATGTTTCTTAGAAAAGAAGCTCATTCACAATACCCTTCAGATGGAACCATCTGTTGCTTTAAAGCTCATTCAGAAGCTTAGTAAGGCCATGGGTGAGGCCGAAGATCGTGGCGCTTCCATGGCGCAAAAGACCGTTAAGGCCCGTATGGCCGAACTTCTGTTAACTCTGATGAAAAAGCATGGGGTCGAAGATAAAGGTCGTACACGTCTTGATATCAAACTATCTCGCGAAGAGATGGCCTCGATGATTGGAACAGCTAACGAAACGGTCATTCGTATTATGTCTGATTTTAAATCAGACGAATTAATTGCTCAGGAAGGCAAAGTCATTTACGTCTTAGATGAAGAGACCCTTTTCGCAATCGCTCAGGATAACTGA
- a CDS encoding chemotaxis protein CheX → MPTAIKSFQIVTGTEYVTIRLNGICDPNNLRPFLDEMKPYLEQAVPFIVVNCEHLLDISSEWIRQLIKIQVVLKQFDKAMRFILVNSKVMSLFKNEGVDSAFKFCRTLKDALVDFGLVKDKTLDTNFVNPFLTAALHVLKVQASVEAQAGKIYIKKATDTLLGDVSGVIGIVSDAFEGSVVISFPEQTFLSVMSGMLGETYTVVNKEILDGAGEITNMIFGQAKIVLNEQGYGIKSALPSVINGKNHSVSGLTKGPIVVVPFTSSAGEFFVEICLSK, encoded by the coding sequence ATGCCAACCGCCATTAAGTCATTTCAAATTGTCACCGGTACAGAGTATGTTACCATCCGACTCAATGGCATTTGTGACCCTAATAATCTTCGTCCATTTCTGGATGAGATGAAACCCTACCTCGAGCAAGCTGTTCCTTTTATCGTCGTAAATTGTGAGCACTTGTTGGACATCTCCAGTGAATGGATCAGACAGTTAATTAAGATCCAGGTGGTCTTAAAGCAATTTGATAAGGCCATGCGCTTTATTTTGGTGAATAGCAAGGTCATGTCGCTCTTTAAGAACGAAGGCGTCGATTCGGCCTTTAAATTCTGCAGGACACTTAAGGACGCTTTAGTTGATTTCGGTCTGGTGAAAGATAAGACCCTCGATACGAATTTCGTAAATCCCTTTTTGACCGCGGCCCTTCATGTTCTGAAGGTCCAGGCCTCGGTTGAGGCACAGGCAGGGAAGATCTACATAAAGAAGGCAACTGATACTCTTCTTGGAGATGTGTCAGGTGTCATCGGAATTGTGAGTGATGCATTCGAAGGATCAGTTGTTATTAGTTTTCCTGAGCAAACTTTTTTAAGTGTGATGTCAGGAATGTTAGGTGAGACCTATACTGTCGTGAATAAGGAAATTCTCGATGGTGCCGGTGAGATCACGAATATGATTTTTGGACAGGCGAAAATTGTACTGAACGAACAGGGTTACGGAATTAAATCTGCCCTTCCTTCTGTGATCAACGGAAAAAACCATTCAGTCTCAGGGCTTACTAAGGGTCCAATTGTGGTTGTGCCGTTTACAAGTTCAGCGGGGGAGTTTTTCGTAGAAATCTGTCTCTCAAAATAG